A single genomic interval of Nonomuraea rubra harbors:
- a CDS encoding cation:proton antiporter: MSTLDLVLALGGAAALLAAILPEFLNGRALSLPLVYLLAGVLLFTLPIGLPDPDPIAHRAALEHITELCVVISLMGAGLAINRRTGPRGWSTTWRLLALAMPLTVAGVAAAAMALPGWPLAAALLLGAVLAPTDPVLASDVHVGEPVDAQNADDEVRFALTSEAGLNDGLAFPIVYAAIAVAAGSAGWGEWALVDVLYRTAAGAVLGLLIGRLLGRLFFRAGSDGLRLSERRDGFVALACTFLAYGVTELAHGYGFVAVFVTALAIRSAEHGHGYNNVLHGFVEQIERLLTAWLLLLLGGFVATGGLAALTWRGAAVGLLLLLVIRPLAGWLVQWRGGAGPRERLAISFFGIRGIGSLFYLAYALGETGFGVAAEELWAVTGFTVLASVVLHGVTATPVMARVDAIRDRTPAR; encoded by the coding sequence ATGTCCACCCTCGACCTCGTCCTGGCCCTCGGCGGTGCCGCCGCGCTGCTCGCCGCGATCCTCCCCGAGTTCCTGAACGGCCGCGCCCTGTCCCTGCCGCTGGTCTACCTGCTGGCGGGCGTGCTCCTGTTCACCCTGCCCATCGGCTTACCCGACCCCGACCCGATCGCCCACCGCGCGGCACTGGAGCACATCACCGAGCTGTGCGTCGTCATCTCGCTCATGGGCGCGGGCCTGGCGATCAACCGCCGCACCGGGCCGCGTGGCTGGTCCACCACCTGGCGGCTGCTCGCCCTGGCGATGCCGCTCACCGTCGCCGGCGTGGCCGCCGCGGCCATGGCGCTGCCGGGCTGGCCGCTCGCCGCCGCGCTGCTGCTCGGGGCCGTGCTCGCGCCCACCGACCCGGTCCTCGCCTCGGACGTGCACGTCGGCGAGCCCGTGGACGCCCAGAACGCCGACGACGAGGTCCGCTTCGCCCTGACCTCCGAGGCCGGCCTCAACGACGGGCTGGCCTTCCCGATCGTGTACGCCGCCATCGCCGTGGCCGCCGGCTCCGCGGGATGGGGGGAGTGGGCGCTGGTGGACGTGCTCTACCGCACCGCGGCCGGCGCCGTCCTGGGGCTCCTGATCGGCCGCCTGCTCGGCCGGCTGTTCTTCCGCGCCGGCTCCGACGGGCTGCGCCTGTCGGAGCGCCGTGACGGGTTCGTCGCGCTGGCCTGCACGTTCCTCGCGTACGGGGTGACGGAGCTGGCCCACGGGTACGGATTCGTCGCGGTGTTCGTCACCGCCCTCGCCATCAGGAGCGCCGAGCACGGCCACGGCTACAACAACGTGCTGCACGGCTTCGTGGAGCAGATCGAGCGGCTGCTCACGGCCTGGCTGCTGCTCCTGCTCGGCGGCTTCGTCGCCACCGGCGGCCTGGCGGCCCTCACCTGGCGCGGCGCCGCCGTCGGCCTCCTGCTCCTGCTCGTCATCCGTCCGCTGGCCGGCTGGCTGGTCCAGTGGCGCGGCGGGGCGGGGCCGAGGGAACGGCTGGCGATCTCGTTCTTCGGCATCCGGGGGATCGGGTCGCTGTTCTACCTGGCGTACGCGCTGGGGGAGACCGGCTTCGGCGTAGCGGCGGAGGAGCTGTGGGCGGTCACCGGGTTCACGGTCCTGGCCTCGGTCGTCCTGCACGGCGTCACGGCGACCCCGGTCATGGCGCGGGTGGACGCGATCCGCGACCGGACACCCGCCCGCTGA